From the Pectobacterium carotovorum genome, one window contains:
- the fliM gene encoding flagellar motor switch protein FliM, with the protein MGDSILSQAEIDALLNGDSGDSDADANASSKADGGVKPYDPNTQRRVIRERLQALEIINERFARQFRMGLFNLLRRSPDITVGGIKIQPYHEFARNLPVPTNLNLIHLKPLRGTALFVFSPSLVFIAVDNLFGGDGRFPTKVEGREFTHTEQRVVKRMLRLALEAYGEAWNAIYKLDIEYVRSEMQVKFTNITTSPNDIVVTTPFHVEIGSLTGEFNICIPFSMIEPLRELLANPPLENSRQEDQSWRDTLAKQVQHSELELVASFVDIPLRLSKILKLQPGDVLPIDKPDKIVAHVDGVPVLTSQYGTLNGQYALRVEHLINPILNSLDNEEQPHE; encoded by the coding sequence ATGGGCGATAGCATTCTTTCACAAGCAGAAATTGATGCATTATTAAATGGCGACAGCGGCGATAGCGATGCTGATGCGAATGCGTCGTCAAAAGCGGATGGGGGCGTCAAACCCTACGATCCGAATACGCAACGACGTGTTATCCGCGAGCGTTTACAGGCATTAGAAATCATTAATGAACGCTTTGCGCGTCAATTCCGTATGGGATTGTTTAACCTGTTGCGCCGCAGCCCTGATATCACCGTAGGTGGAATCAAGATCCAGCCATACCATGAGTTTGCCAGGAACCTTCCCGTACCGACAAACCTGAATCTGATTCACTTAAAACCGCTACGCGGCACGGCATTGTTTGTCTTTTCACCAAGCCTGGTGTTTATCGCCGTAGATAACCTTTTCGGTGGCGATGGGCGCTTCCCGACGAAAGTCGAAGGACGTGAATTTACCCATACAGAGCAACGCGTGGTTAAGCGTATGTTACGCTTGGCTCTGGAAGCCTATGGCGAAGCCTGGAATGCGATTTACAAACTTGACATCGAATACGTGCGTTCAGAAATGCAGGTCAAGTTTACCAACATCACAACGTCGCCTAATGACATCGTTGTTACTACACCATTTCACGTTGAAATCGGTTCACTAACTGGCGAATTTAACATCTGCATTCCTTTTTCAATGATCGAGCCGCTGCGCGAACTGCTGGCGAACCCACCATTGGAAAACTCACGTCAGGAAGATCAGAGCTGGCGAGATACCTTAGCCAAGCAGGTACAGCATTCCGAATTGGAATTAGTTGCAAGCTTTGTTGATATCCCACTGCGATTGTCCAAAATTCTGAAGCTCCAACCCGGCGATGTGTTACCGATCGACAAACCTGACAAAATTGTTGCTCATGTTGACGGCGTGCCGGTGCTGACCAGCCAATATGGCACGTTGAACGGGCAATATGCTCTACGTGTTGAACATTTGATTAACCCTATATTGAATTCTCTGGATAACGAGGAACAGCCCCATGAGTGA
- the fliN gene encoding flagellar motor switch protein FliN, giving the protein MSDTKKPSDDKESVDDLWADAFNEQQAAEKPAATTEGIFKSLEGHDPLGALQDIDLILDIPVKLTVELGRTKMTIKELLRLTQGSVVALDGLAGEPLDILINGYLIAQGEVVVVSDKYGVRITDIITPSERMRRLSR; this is encoded by the coding sequence ATGAGTGACACCAAGAAACCGTCCGACGATAAGGAATCAGTGGACGATCTGTGGGCTGATGCATTTAACGAGCAACAGGCTGCAGAAAAACCGGCCGCGACAACCGAAGGCATTTTCAAATCGCTGGAAGGTCATGATCCGCTAGGCGCCTTACAGGATATCGACCTTATCCTGGATATTCCTGTCAAACTCACCGTTGAGCTTGGCCGGACTAAAATGACGATAAAAGAGCTCCTGCGTCTCACCCAAGGCTCTGTTGTCGCACTTGATGGCTTAGCTGGTGAACCACTGGATATCCTGATCAATGGCTATTTGATCGCTCAGGGTGAAGTTGTCGTTGTGTCTGACAAGTATGGTGTTCGTATTACCGACATCATCACACCATCCGAACGTATGCGCCGCCTGAGTCGTTAA
- the fliO gene encoding flagellar biosynthetic protein FliO: MAIAPVSSPTPVTSQQSTLVTAPPLTGSMLLTQVGSVLAGILLFILLIAWLVRKLGFAPQAKQNKLLKVVSSCPVGQRERVVIVEVDNTWLVLGVTAQQITPLHTLPAQPTNDSSSAGDTKPVDFNQLLKKVLKRPEKSE, encoded by the coding sequence ATGGCAATAGCCCCGGTATCATCCCCGACGCCAGTAACAAGCCAGCAGTCAACGCTTGTTACTGCGCCACCACTTACCGGCAGTATGTTACTGACACAGGTTGGTAGCGTGCTTGCTGGTATTTTATTATTTATTCTGCTGATTGCCTGGCTAGTTCGCAAACTCGGATTTGCCCCACAAGCCAAGCAAAACAAGTTGCTAAAAGTCGTATCCAGCTGCCCTGTTGGGCAACGTGAACGTGTCGTTATTGTAGAAGTTGATAATACCTGGCTGGTGTTAGGTGTTACTGCTCAACAGATCACGCCTCTGCATACACTCCCAGCACAACCAACCAACGACAGTTCATCTGCTGGCGATACCAAGCCGGTTGATTTCAATCAACTGTTAAAGAAAGTTTTAAAGCGTCCGGAAAAATCGGAATGA